One genomic region from Pseudoduganella lutea encodes:
- a CDS encoding DUF1439 domain-containing protein → MSYARRFLLIAPLAAAALLAGCASLTGPREVDVPLERLQRGLDERFPLQQRALGVFELELSRPQLAILRDNDRLALSATVAVTSPLLRPLQGNVALSGRLQVDNVRNAVVLSDARIDGFSVGGVDTATRGQLAAAANVVVERIVRDVPVYHFRPDELRYLGVQYVPTTIHTTREGLRVRFEPAK, encoded by the coding sequence ATGTCTTACGCACGCAGGTTCCTGTTGATCGCGCCGTTGGCCGCGGCTGCCTTGCTGGCGGGCTGCGCCAGCCTGACGGGCCCACGCGAAGTGGACGTGCCGCTGGAGCGCCTGCAGCGCGGCCTGGACGAGCGCTTCCCGTTGCAGCAACGTGCGCTTGGCGTATTCGAACTGGAGCTCTCCCGGCCCCAGCTGGCGATCCTGCGCGACAACGACCGGCTGGCGCTGTCCGCCACGGTTGCCGTCACGTCGCCGCTGCTGCGGCCCCTGCAGGGCAACGTGGCGCTGTCCGGCCGGCTGCAGGTCGACAATGTGCGCAACGCGGTCGTGCTCTCTGACGCGCGCATCGATGGTTTCTCCGTCGGCGGTGTCGATACGGCCACACGGGGCCAGCTGGCGGCTGCCGCCAACGTCGTCGTCGAGCGCATCGTTCGCGACGTGCCCGTGTACCACTTCCGCCCGGACGAGCTGCGGTATCTCGGCGTGCAATATGTGCCGACGACGATCCACACCACGCGCGAGGGCTTGCGGGTGCGCTTCGAGCCCGCCAAGTGA
- a CDS encoding tetratricopeptide repeat protein, whose translation MMVGIGLHVLVAVFFAVHAIRSRQQRVWLMILFIFPLLGSLVYFLGIYLPRSRLDRGDGTPVPGPARAPDPTRELREAQAAVAFTPTAQNQMRLAHAQLEAGDAEGAAATFATCLQGAFAGDPDIRLGAARASFACGRHAEALAQLEQLRRTDPHFRPEQTSLLMARALHGAGHPDAARAEFEAAVRRHGSFEAKVEFAIWAADAREFQLAHRLQNDLHATMDRWNRHTHAMNLPLIRRLEAAYAGVPRQH comes from the coding sequence ATGATGGTCGGAATCGGGTTGCACGTGCTGGTCGCGGTTTTTTTTGCCGTGCACGCGATCCGCAGCCGGCAGCAGAGGGTCTGGCTGATGATCCTGTTCATCTTCCCGCTGCTGGGCAGCCTTGTCTATTTCCTTGGCATTTACCTGCCGCGCTCACGCCTCGATCGCGGCGACGGCACGCCGGTGCCCGGCCCCGCGCGGGCACCCGACCCCACGCGTGAACTGCGCGAAGCGCAGGCCGCCGTGGCATTCACCCCCACGGCGCAGAACCAGATGCGCCTGGCCCATGCCCAGCTCGAGGCTGGCGATGCGGAAGGTGCCGCCGCCACGTTCGCCACCTGCCTGCAAGGCGCATTCGCGGGCGACCCGGACATTCGCCTGGGCGCCGCCCGCGCAAGCTTCGCCTGTGGCCGTCATGCCGAGGCGCTGGCGCAGCTGGAGCAGTTGCGGCGCACCGATCCGCATTTCCGCCCTGAACAAACGAGCTTGCTCATGGCGCGCGCGCTGCATGGCGCCGGCCACCCCGACGCCGCGCGCGCCGAGTTCGAAGCGGCCGTGCGTCGCCATGGCAGTTTCGAGGCCAAGGTCGAGTTCGCGATCTGGGCGGCGGATGCACGTGAATTCCAGCTGGCGCACCGCCTGCAAAACGACCTGCACGCGACGATGGACCGCTGGAACCGCCACACGCATGCGATGAACCTGCCGCTGATCCGCCGCCTCGAGGCGGCTTATGCCGGCGTGCCGCGCCAGCACTAG
- a CDS encoding glycoside hydrolase family 19 protein produces MLNGDTLRQVFPDCADADDWATALDSALVRFHITTRDRVCAFLAQTSHESGHFNRLEESLFYRTPARLMAVWPKRFPSVASATPFVQNPERLANFVYARRMGNGDEASGDGFLFRGRGLIQLTGRSNYRQAGEALGLDLLGTPDRLVSKEVAALSAAWFWDSRGLNALADHDKPDDDLEDFTEITRRINGGTVGLKERLAAYKLLRSTLA; encoded by the coding sequence ATGCTGAATGGAGACACTTTGCGCCAGGTATTTCCCGACTGCGCCGATGCGGATGACTGGGCCACCGCGCTCGACAGTGCACTGGTCCGCTTCCACATCACCACGCGCGACCGCGTGTGCGCGTTCCTGGCGCAAACCAGCCACGAATCGGGTCACTTCAACCGGCTGGAGGAATCGCTGTTCTACCGCACGCCCGCACGGCTGATGGCCGTGTGGCCGAAGCGCTTTCCCAGCGTCGCGAGCGCCACGCCGTTCGTGCAGAACCCGGAGCGGCTGGCCAATTTCGTGTATGCGCGGCGGATGGGCAATGGCGATGAAGCCAGCGGCGACGGCTTTCTCTTCCGCGGCCGCGGGCTCATCCAGCTGACGGGTCGCAGCAACTACCGCCAGGCTGGCGAAGCGCTGGGCCTGGATTTGCTGGGCACGCCCGACCGCCTGGTATCGAAGGAAGTGGCGGCACTGTCGGCCGCATGGTTCTGGGACAGCCGCGGCCTGAATGCGCTGGCCGACCATGACAAGCCGGACGACGACCTGGAAGATTTCACGGAAATCACGCGGCGCATCAACGGCGGCACGGTGGGGCTGAAGGAAAGGCTGGCGGCCTACAAGCTGCTGCGCAGCACCCTCGCCTGA
- a CDS encoding DUF72 domain-containing protein yields MPTLSDHSSPLIGTAGWSLPRDTWPAFPAEGSQLERYAAVFNAVEINTSFYRPHQPKTYERWAAATPPAFCFAVKLPRTITHEARLHGVDDLLARFAGEAGALGDRLGAVLVQLPPSLALDTAAAAALFTALQQRFTCMIACEARHATWFTPAATSLLHQAGVTRVLADPVVGYSGAFEPTTAPAYVRLHGNPRIYYSRYTPERMDEVRAWLARHPGSWCILDNTASGAATSNALELIGRSAGLVDQAASPALSER; encoded by the coding sequence ATGCCAACCTTATCCGACCATTCGTCCCCATTGATCGGCACTGCCGGCTGGAGCCTGCCCCGTGACACCTGGCCCGCGTTTCCGGCCGAGGGCAGCCAGCTCGAACGCTACGCGGCTGTCTTCAACGCGGTCGAGATCAACACGAGTTTCTACCGGCCGCACCAGCCGAAAACCTATGAGCGCTGGGCCGCCGCCACGCCGCCGGCGTTCTGCTTCGCGGTGAAACTGCCGCGCACCATCACGCATGAAGCGAGGCTGCACGGCGTCGACGACCTGCTGGCCCGTTTCGCGGGAGAGGCCGGGGCATTGGGCGACAGGCTCGGTGCCGTGCTGGTGCAGTTGCCGCCCAGCCTGGCGCTGGATACCGCCGCCGCCGCCGCGCTGTTCACCGCGCTGCAACAGCGCTTCACGTGCATGATCGCGTGCGAGGCGCGGCACGCCACGTGGTTCACGCCCGCGGCAACGAGCCTGCTCCACCAGGCCGGGGTCACGCGCGTGCTGGCCGACCCGGTGGTCGGCTACAGTGGCGCGTTCGAACCGACCACGGCGCCGGCCTACGTGCGGCTTCATGGCAACCCGCGCATCTATTATTCGCGCTACACGCCGGAACGGATGGACGAGGTGCGCGCCTGGCTGGCGCGGCACCCCGGCTCCTGGTGCATCCTCGACAATACGGCAAGCGGCGCCGCCACGTCGAATGCACTCGAACTCATCGGCCGGAGCGCCGGCCTGGTGGATCAGGCAGCCAGCCCGGCCCTGTCGGAGCGGTAG
- a CDS encoding UDP-2,3-diacylglucosamine diphosphatase — MILFVSDLHLQVDRPALTEAFLRFLDERARSARQLYLLGDLFEYWAGDDDLADAFHTRIAAALRALADGGVAIFWIAGNRDFLVGERFANAAGLTLLPETWVIEDHGRRIVLVHGDAQCTDDTKYMAFRAQVREPAWQQQFLAMPLAQRKAIIAGLRDNSRKDQGEKSYEIMDVTPQAIAAVFAQTNASVMIHGHTHRPALHAVAGTLRYVLPDWEPEATPPRGGWIAIDDEGAITRHALDGTILH; from the coding sequence TTGATCTTGTTTGTCTCCGACCTGCACCTGCAGGTCGACCGGCCCGCGCTGACCGAAGCGTTCCTGCGCTTCCTCGATGAGCGGGCCCGCTCCGCCCGGCAACTCTACCTGCTGGGCGACCTGTTCGAATACTGGGCTGGCGACGACGACCTCGCCGATGCCTTCCACACCCGAATCGCCGCCGCGCTGCGCGCGCTGGCCGATGGCGGCGTCGCCATCTTCTGGATTGCCGGCAACCGCGATTTCCTCGTCGGCGAGCGATTCGCCAACGCGGCCGGCCTCACCCTGCTGCCGGAAACGTGGGTCATCGAAGACCACGGCCGCCGCATCGTGCTCGTGCACGGCGATGCGCAATGCACCGACGATACGAAATACATGGCCTTCCGCGCGCAGGTGCGCGAGCCCGCCTGGCAACAGCAGTTCCTGGCGATGCCGCTGGCGCAGCGCAAGGCCATCATTGCCGGCCTGCGCGACAACAGCCGCAAGGACCAGGGCGAAAAATCCTATGAAATCATGGACGTGACGCCACAGGCGATCGCCGCCGTCTTCGCGCAAACGAACGCCAGCGTGATGATCCACGGTCACACGCACCGCCCTGCCCTGCATGCCGTGGCGGGCACACTGCGCTACGTGCTGCCCGATTGGGAGCCGGAAGCCACGCCGCCACGGGGCGGGTGGATCGCCATCGACGACGAGGGTGCGATCACGCGGCACGCGCTCGACGGCACCATCTTGCATTGA
- a CDS encoding bifunctional SulP family inorganic anion transporter/carbonic anhydrase has protein sequence MNIHHLKQDIPAGIVVFLVALPLCLGIALASGAPLFSGIISGIIGGIVVGLLSGSHTSVSGPAAGLAAVVLASITKLGAFEILLASIVIAGFLQLALGIARAGFIANYVPSNVIKGLLAAIGVLLILKQIPHALGYDANNADEYSFFQANGETTFSALGSALGSITPGAVIIAALSMLVLLYWDRTPLKNVKLLPAPLFVVVLGVALHLLFSRFTPGLSLEQSHLVEIPPVDVGNLGAYLNFPELRHFANPDVWFVGATIAIVASLETLLNVEAVDKVDPHKRETPPNRELVAQGVGNICAGLLGGLPVTSVIVRSSVNIQTGNATKASAVFHGLLLLAAVLVLSPVLNQIPLAALAAILIMTGYKLAKVSLFRDMYTKGASQFVPFVVTVAAIVLTDLLMGVMIGLAASLFYLLRSNFRNPFAIEQYRLHIGEVIKMELPNQVSFLNKATIKTALWDVPPGSKVLIDATNADYIDNDVLETIEDYRVAASERDVQLNVIGLRDEYSLADPIQFVPALDKETQTRLQPEDVLQLLKDGNERFQAGRWIKKYYLHQVDATAGGQHPMAVVVNCIDSRTSPEIIFDAGLGDLLTIRIAGNVISDEIIGSLEIAHKLGAKLIVVKGHSSCGAIGLALKNVDAHSIGTITGKIQTSIWQCQCASHGAPAPAGKELLEQVTRQNVENSLAEIINGSEYLRDCIARGEMGLVGAYHDIATRTVEFGELITPDRFDRYRSDRAGLAA, from the coding sequence ATGAATATCCATCACCTCAAGCAAGATATCCCGGCAGGGATTGTGGTTTTCCTCGTTGCCCTGCCTTTATGCCTCGGCATTGCCCTGGCCTCCGGTGCGCCCCTGTTTTCCGGGATTATCTCGGGCATCATCGGAGGCATTGTCGTCGGGCTTCTCAGCGGCTCGCATACCAGCGTCAGCGGTCCCGCCGCGGGCCTCGCCGCCGTGGTACTGGCGTCCATCACGAAACTCGGCGCATTTGAGATCCTGCTGGCGTCCATCGTGATCGCCGGCTTCCTGCAACTGGCCCTCGGCATTGCCCGCGCCGGTTTCATCGCCAACTACGTGCCGTCCAACGTCATCAAGGGCTTGCTGGCGGCCATCGGTGTGCTGCTGATCCTCAAGCAGATCCCGCACGCCCTCGGCTACGACGCCAACAACGCCGACGAGTATTCGTTCTTCCAGGCCAACGGCGAAACCACATTCTCGGCGCTCGGCAGCGCCCTGGGCAGCATCACGCCGGGCGCCGTCATTATCGCCGCGCTGTCGATGCTGGTGCTGCTGTACTGGGACCGCACGCCGCTCAAGAACGTCAAGCTGCTGCCTGCGCCGCTGTTCGTCGTCGTGCTCGGCGTCGCGCTGCACCTGCTGTTCAGCCGCTTCACGCCGGGCCTGAGCCTGGAACAGTCGCACCTCGTGGAGATCCCGCCGGTCGACGTCGGCAATCTCGGTGCCTACCTGAACTTCCCGGAACTGCGCCATTTCGCCAACCCGGACGTGTGGTTCGTGGGCGCCACGATCGCCATCGTGGCGTCGCTGGAAACGCTGCTGAACGTGGAAGCGGTGGACAAGGTCGACCCCCACAAGCGTGAAACACCGCCGAACCGCGAGCTGGTCGCGCAGGGCGTGGGCAATATCTGCGCAGGCCTGCTGGGCGGCCTGCCCGTCACGTCCGTGATCGTGCGCAGCTCTGTCAATATCCAGACGGGTAACGCTACCAAGGCATCTGCCGTGTTCCATGGCCTGCTGCTGCTCGCCGCCGTGCTGGTGCTGAGCCCCGTGCTGAACCAGATTCCGCTGGCCGCGCTGGCCGCGATCCTCATCATGACCGGCTACAAGCTGGCCAAGGTTTCGCTGTTCCGCGACATGTACACGAAGGGCGCGTCGCAATTCGTGCCGTTCGTGGTCACGGTGGCGGCGATCGTGCTGACCGACCTGCTGATGGGTGTGATGATCGGCCTGGCCGCCAGCCTGTTCTACCTGCTGCGCAGCAATTTCCGCAACCCGTTCGCGATCGAGCAATACCGCCTGCATATCGGCGAAGTGATCAAGATGGAGTTGCCGAACCAGGTATCGTTCCTGAACAAGGCCACGATCAAGACGGCGCTGTGGGACGTGCCGCCCGGCTCGAAAGTGCTGATCGACGCGACCAACGCCGACTACATCGACAACGACGTGCTGGAAACGATCGAGGACTACCGCGTGGCCGCTTCGGAACGCGACGTGCAACTGAACGTGATCGGCCTGCGCGACGAGTACAGCCTGGCCGACCCGATCCAGTTCGTGCCGGCGCTCGACAAGGAAACCCAGACGAGGCTGCAGCCCGAGGACGTGCTGCAACTGCTCAAGGATGGCAACGAGCGCTTCCAGGCGGGCCGGTGGATCAAGAAATACTACCTGCACCAGGTCGATGCCACCGCCGGCGGGCAGCACCCGATGGCCGTGGTGGTCAATTGCATCGACTCGCGCACCTCGCCGGAGATCATCTTCGATGCCGGCCTGGGCGACCTGCTGACGATCCGCATCGCCGGCAACGTGATCAGCGACGAGATCATCGGCAGCCTGGAAATCGCCCACAAGCTGGGTGCCAAGCTGATCGTCGTGAAAGGGCACTCCAGTTGCGGCGCGATCGGGCTGGCGCTGAAGAACGTGGATGCGCACAGCATCGGCACGATCACCGGCAAGATCCAGACGTCGATCTGGCAGTGCCAGTGCGCATCGCACGGGGCGCCGGCACCGGCCGGCAAGGAGCTGCTCGAACAGGTCACGCGGCAGAATGTCGAGAATTCGCTCGCAGAAATCATCAATGGCAGCGAATACCTGCGCGATTGCATCGCGCGGGGCGAGATGGGCCTTGTCGGTGCCTACCACGACATCGCCACGCGCACCGTGGAGTTCGGCGAGCTGATCACGCCGGACCGCTTCGACCGCTACCGCTCCGACAGGGCCGGGCTGGCTGCCTGA
- a CDS encoding DinB family protein, which translates to MPQPASTSLSRYLLAQAYNNAWSDHRLLRACNTLSQAAFEDQSRTSFFPSIRYTLNHNLGVQRFYLDALWRDWRGEPPHPDYHTFFEPEEPYATCPPLWQAQRESNDSLIAYCSGLRDEVLDAVVAIDRGDHVQRDTRQRLLAHLFQHQVHHRGQVHAMLAGTPVAPPQLDEFYSAGEADLRAQDFAELGWTEQQVWP; encoded by the coding sequence GTGCCCCAGCCAGCTTCCACGTCGCTGTCGCGCTACCTGCTGGCCCAGGCGTACAACAATGCCTGGTCCGACCACCGGCTGCTGCGCGCCTGCAATACCTTGTCGCAAGCCGCGTTCGAAGACCAGTCTCGCACGAGTTTCTTCCCCAGCATCCGCTACACGCTGAACCATAACCTGGGCGTGCAGCGCTTCTACCTCGATGCGCTGTGGCGCGACTGGCGCGGCGAGCCACCCCACCCGGATTACCACACATTCTTCGAACCGGAAGAGCCCTATGCCACCTGCCCCCCGCTGTGGCAGGCGCAGCGCGAAAGCAACGACTCGCTGATCGCCTATTGTTCCGGGCTGCGCGACGAGGTGCTGGACGCCGTCGTCGCCATCGATCGTGGCGACCATGTGCAGCGCGATACCCGCCAGCGCCTGCTGGCGCACCTGTTCCAGCACCAGGTGCACCACCGCGGGCAAGTCCACGCCATGCTGGCCGGCACGCCGGTGGCGCCACCGCAACTGGACGAGTTCTATTCGGCGGGGGAAGCCGACCTCCGGGCGCAGGACTTTGCCGAGCTGGGGTGGACCGAACAACAAGTCTGGCCGTAA
- a CDS encoding peptidylprolyl isomerase: MTTITITTNKGKIVAELDAEKAPKTVENFLNYAKAGHYDNTIFHRVIDGFMIQGGGFEPGMKQKPADQTVENEAKNGLKNEPYTLAMARTSAPHSASAQFFINVKNNSFLDYPGQDGWGYAVFGVVTEGKEVVDEIRKVKTTRSGMFADVPVEDVIIEKVEAA; this comes from the coding sequence ATGACCACCATTACCATCACCACGAACAAGGGCAAGATCGTTGCCGAGCTGGACGCTGAAAAAGCACCGAAGACCGTCGAGAACTTCCTGAACTACGCCAAGGCCGGCCACTACGACAACACGATCTTCCACCGCGTGATCGATGGCTTCATGATCCAGGGCGGCGGTTTCGAGCCGGGCATGAAGCAGAAGCCTGCCGACCAGACCGTGGAAAACGAAGCCAAGAACGGCTTGAAGAACGAGCCGTACACGCTGGCGATGGCCCGCACGTCGGCACCGCACTCCGCTTCCGCGCAATTCTTCATCAACGTGAAGAACAACAGCTTCCTCGACTACCCGGGCCAGGATGGCTGGGGCTATGCCGTGTTCGGCGTGGTTACCGAGGGCAAGGAAGTCGTCGATGAAATCCGCAAGGTGAAGACCACGCGCAGCGGCATGTTCGCCGACGTGCCGGTGGAAGACGTGATCATCGAAAAGGTCGAAGCCGCGTAA